In the Phaseolus vulgaris cultivar G19833 chromosome 7, P. vulgaris v2.0, whole genome shotgun sequence genome, one interval contains:
- the LOC137829075 gene encoding uncharacterized protein, which translates to MAEDLPSIITKAVKNSSKKLQDENVALKEANRLIRMEAEKLSCNLMMAEIGHSRLEDAMDAELRGARKEASDLRQKLHLQAQEKIELESKLAREEDKKAAEELARAREETEGLKKQTDELKKQAQELEQSSAQVLSAGFDAALEQVSCQYPELDLSMVSICNEVVDGKIVPSED; encoded by the exons ATGGCAGAGGATCTCCCCTCAATCATAACGAAGGCTGTGAAGAACTCGAGcaagaagctccaagatgagaatGTGGCACTTAAGGAGGCAAACCGCCTGATAAGGATGGAGGCGGAAAAACTCTCTTGCAACCTGATGATGGCGGAGATCGGccattcaaggctggaggacgccatggaCGCTGAACTAAGGGGCGCGCGTAAGGAGGCCTCTgatctgcgccaaaaactgcacctccaagctcaagagaaaatcgaactggagagcaagctg GCTCGGGAGGAAGACAAGAAAGCTGCTGAAGAGCTTGCTCGGGCTCGTGAAGAAACTGAAGGGCTGAAGAAGCAAACTgacgagctgaagaaacaagctcaagagctcgagcaaagctccgcccaagtcctttccgccgggttcgacgccgctTTGGAGCAAGTCTCGTGCCAATATCCCGAGCTcgatctctccatggtgtcaatctgcaacgaagtggtggatgggaagatcgtgccctcTGAAGATTAA